A window of Myxococcota bacterium contains these coding sequences:
- a CDS encoding argininosuccinate synthase codes for MGDIKRIVLAYSGGLDTSVILRWLIETYSAEVICYVGNVGQGEDLDAVHKKALATGAKDCVISDLREEFVRDFVFPAISANAVYEGSYLLGTSLARPVLAKEQVRVARQFGADALAHGCTGKGNDQMRFELAFHALAPDLAIIAPWRTWDMGGRTELMAYARKHDIPVDATLRKPYSLDRNIYHISYEGGILENPWLAPDEAMFEWTHSIQDAPDEPTELELEFERGVPVKVDGRRLGPVELLTRLNELAAEHGVGRVDLVEDRAVGMKSRGVYETPGGSVLHAAHRALESITLDREVMLERDRLIPRIAQLIYAGFWFSPEMEFLRAAIDKSQEHVSGEVRLRLFKGNVTVRGRRSPHSLYREDIATFEAGGSYDQRDATGFIKLNALRLKLRQ; via the coding sequence ATGGGCGACATCAAGCGCATCGTGTTGGCGTACTCGGGCGGCCTCGACACCTCGGTGATCCTCCGTTGGCTGATCGAGACGTACTCGGCGGAAGTGATTTGCTACGTCGGCAACGTCGGGCAGGGCGAGGACCTCGACGCCGTGCACAAGAAGGCGCTGGCGACGGGCGCGAAGGACTGCGTGATCTCGGACCTGCGCGAAGAGTTCGTGCGCGACTTCGTGTTCCCCGCGATCAGCGCGAACGCGGTCTACGAGGGGAGTTACCTGCTGGGCACCTCGCTCGCGCGGCCGGTGCTCGCCAAGGAGCAGGTGCGCGTCGCGCGGCAGTTCGGCGCCGACGCGCTCGCGCACGGCTGCACGGGCAAGGGCAACGACCAGATGCGCTTCGAGCTCGCGTTCCACGCGCTCGCGCCCGACCTGGCGATCATCGCGCCCTGGCGCACCTGGGACATGGGCGGGCGCACCGAGCTCATGGCCTACGCGCGCAAGCACGACATCCCGGTCGATGCCACGCTGCGCAAGCCCTACTCACTCGACCGCAACATCTACCACATCAGCTACGAGGGCGGGATCCTCGAGAACCCGTGGCTCGCGCCCGACGAGGCGATGTTCGAGTGGACCCACTCCATTCAGGACGCGCCCGACGAGCCGACCGAGCTCGAGCTCGAATTCGAGCGCGGCGTGCCGGTGAAGGTCGACGGCCGGAGACTCGGCCCGGTCGAGCTGCTCACGCGGCTGAACGAGCTGGCGGCCGAGCACGGCGTGGGCCGCGTCGACCTGGTCGAGGACCGCGCGGTGGGCATGAAGTCGCGCGGCGTGTACGAGACACCCGGTGGCAGCGTGCTGCACGCGGCGCACCGCGCGCTCGAGTCGATCACGCTCGACCGCGAAGTCATGCTCGAGCGCGACCGGCTGATTCCGCGCATCGCCCAGCTGATCTACGCGGGCTTCTGGTTCTCGCCCGAGATGGAGTTCCTGCGCGCCGCGATCGACAAGAGTCAGGAGCACGTGAGCGGCGAGGTGCGGCTGCGGCTGTTCAAGGGCAACGTGACCGTGCGCGGCCGGCGCTCGCCGCACTCGCTCTACCGCGAGGACATCGCGACCTTCGAGGCGGGCGGCAGCTACGACCAGCGCGACGCGACCGGCTTCATCAAGCTGAACGCGCTGCGCCTGAAGCTCCGCCAGTAG
- a CDS encoding AarF/ABC1/UbiB kinase family protein, which translates to MRRPKSAAGALTRAAWLVLLRDLGPFAARRTRAERDTAAGQRVADTLGSLRGLYTKLGQHLATRVDALSDEFRAPLDALHESAPAVPFPAIRAEIERGLGSLARFAWIDPEPLGVASVAQVHRARLRSGAEVAVKVRHPELTPERVTRDLRGLRRALPLLRPWLRPDDARALLDEVGRALLRELDFEAEGRAAEHIAASFAGDSRVLVPGVHWQASGRNVLTLDYVPRVRLDDRAALAARGVTPEQCLAIVVDAYGRQVFGDGLFHADPHVGNLYLVDAPAPPPRILFLDFGLVERLTPQVREELRLGLQALLKRDVDALLAGLGRLSALVPGREPEARAALEAALAAGAAGALGESLAGIQSLKQLGKRLVRESGAFRIPRDLLLWARTLAYVYNLAERIAPGADPMRLFLPHLLRFVTTGGASGAARSA; encoded by the coding sequence GTGCGTCGGCCGAAATCGGCCGCCGGTGCGCTCACGCGCGCCGCGTGGCTCGTGCTGCTGCGCGACCTGGGGCCGTTCGCGGCGCGCCGCACGCGCGCCGAGCGTGACACCGCAGCGGGTCAGCGGGTCGCGGACACCCTGGGGTCACTGCGCGGGCTCTACACCAAGCTGGGGCAGCACCTGGCGACCCGGGTCGACGCACTTTCGGATGAGTTTCGTGCCCCGCTCGACGCGCTGCACGAGTCGGCACCGGCGGTGCCGTTTCCCGCGATCCGGGCCGAGATCGAGCGCGGCCTGGGATCGCTCGCGCGCTTCGCCTGGATCGACCCCGAGCCGCTGGGCGTCGCGTCCGTGGCGCAGGTGCACCGCGCGCGGTTGCGCAGCGGCGCGGAGGTCGCGGTCAAGGTCCGCCACCCCGAGCTCACGCCCGAACGAGTCACGCGCGACCTGCGCGGGCTGCGCCGCGCGCTGCCGCTGCTGCGCCCCTGGCTGCGACCGGACGACGCGCGCGCGCTGCTCGACGAGGTGGGCCGCGCGCTGCTGCGCGAGCTCGACTTCGAAGCCGAGGGCCGGGCCGCCGAGCACATCGCCGCCTCGTTCGCGGGCGACTCACGCGTGCTGGTGCCGGGCGTGCACTGGCAGGCCTCGGGGCGCAACGTGCTCACGCTCGACTACGTGCCGCGCGTGCGGCTCGACGACCGCGCGGCGCTGGCCGCGCGCGGAGTCACCCCCGAGCAGTGTCTCGCGATCGTGGTCGACGCCTACGGGCGCCAGGTGTTCGGCGACGGCCTGTTCCACGCCGACCCGCACGTGGGAAACTTGTATCTCGTGGACGCGCCCGCGCCGCCGCCGCGCATCCTGTTTCTCGACTTCGGGCTGGTGGAGCGACTCACTCCGCAGGTGCGCGAGGAGCTGCGGCTCGGCCTGCAGGCGTTGCTCAAGCGCGACGTCGACGCGCTGCTGGCGGGGCTCGGCCGGCTCTCCGCGCTGGTGCCGGGCCGCGAGCCCGAGGCGCGCGCCGCGCTCGAGGCCGCGCTCGCGGCCGGCGCGGCCGGCGCGCTGGGCGAGAGCCTCGCCGGCATCCAGTCACTCAAGCAGCTGGGCAAGCGCCTGGTGCGCGAGTCGGGCGCGTTCCGCATTCCGCGCGACCTGCTGTTGTGGGCGCGCACGCTCGCCTACGTGTACAACCTGGCCGAACGCATCGCCCCCGGCGCGGACCCGATGCGGCTGTTCCTGCCGCACCTGCTGCGATTCGTGACTACTGGCGGAGCTTCAGGCGCAGCGCGTTCAGCTTGA